DNA from Armatimonadota bacterium:
GAGCGTCGAATACGTCTTCCCGAACAGACTGCCGACTTCCGTAACCATCGACCGGCTTGAGCTGTCCATGGAAATGTGCTCCGAAGCGCCGGAATGCAACAACGACTACCCATCCGACATCACACTTTGGATCAACGACGTCGAAGTCGGAACGTGGACATCGCCCGGAGACCTCGGCGACCGCCGAGGCCGCCTTTTCCCGCCGTGGTGGCCGGCACGCATCGCCCAGTATGGCATCCTCACCCATTGGACCGTGAGCCACGGCGGCTCCTATCTCAATGGCGAGCGGGTCTCGGACGTAGCGCTTGAACAGGCTCAGATATCGCCTAGACGGCCCATCTCGGTCCGCATCGGAGTGAAGCCGGACGCTGCAAACGTCGGCGGGTTCAATCTGCTGGGGCGCGGCATCGGCGACCACGACCAGGGTCTTCTGATGCGCCTTTTCTACGCACAGAACCCGGACACCTTGCGCTCGAGCATCGAGTCGTAGGCGCCGGCTACGCCACATCGATCATGGCTTTCACAACCCCGTCGCCGTACGCAGCCACCAGGTCGAACGCCTCTTTGACCCGCTCAAGCGGGAAGCGGTGCGTCACCAGGAAATCCACGTCAAGCCGTCCGGACGCCATTTTGTCCAGGGTCTCCTGAACGCAGCCTTCCTGCCGCCGAACATTCTGGATACAGATCTCTTTCCTTCGGAGCTGATCGATGGAGAAACTCACTCGATTCTCTTCAGGAATTCCGAC
Protein-coding regions in this window:
- a CDS encoding helix-turn-helix domain-containing protein, translating into MNTRTLNLHDERDADVFRALASDVRVRILDLLGREPMNINALGQALGLSAPTVTHHIHSLEQADLVVTEYAQGTQGTQKICNARYGSLVVSLEEALPPKEQVEQIELPVGLYTNVQPQGTCGLANLERIIGFYDDPQSFLLPDRPSAHILWMAEGSVEYVFPNRLPTSVTIDRLELSMEMCSEAPECNNDYPSDITLWINDVEVGTWTSPGDLGDRRGRLFPPWWPARIAQYGILTHWTVSHGGSYLNGERVSDVALEQAQISPRRPISVRIGVKPDAANVGGFNLLGRGIGDHDQGLLMRLFYAQNPDTLRSSIES